In Humulus lupulus chromosome 7, drHumLupu1.1, whole genome shotgun sequence, the following are encoded in one genomic region:
- the LOC133790043 gene encoding potassium transporter 2-like — MQTETWTHTLLFSFQYLGVIYGQLSSAPLYVFGTVHQKEFVSDETAYGLFSFIFWTMTIISLLKYALLVLRADDDGEGGTFALYSILCRHAKVGLLPSDTSAKEVMQYEEESPFKTKVESRARRANAKHKRSHYLMFFLALFGACIAISDGVLTPLSGLRVLIIFSYYFQQEHALSSSV, encoded by the exons ATGCAGACTGAGACATGGACGCATACCCTTCTTTTTTCATTTCAATACCTTGGAGTCATCTATGGTCAATTAAGTTCAGCTCCTCTATATGTGTTTGGGACAGTTCATCAAAAAGAGTTTGTATCAGATGAGACAGCTTATGgccttttttcctttattttctggACTATGACCATCATTTCTTTGCTGAAATATGCCCTTTTAGTACTGAGAGCTGATGATGATGGAGAAG GTGGTACTTTTGCTTTGTACTCAATCTTATGCAGGCATGCCAAAGTGGGTTTGCTCCCAAGTGACACAAGTGCAAAGGAAGTTATGCAGTATGAGGAAGAAAGTCCTTTTAAGACCAAGGTGGAATCCAGGGCAAGAAGAGCCAATGCCAAACACAAAAGGAGCCATTATCTGATGTTTTTCTTGGCTTTGTTCGGTGCCTGCATAGCAATTAGCGATGGAGTTCTTACTCCTCTTTCTGGTTTGAGAGTCCTTATCATCTTCTCTTATTATTTCCAGCAGGAACATGCTTTGAGCTCTTCAGTTTGA